The genomic interval AACAAGGGCAGTCAAAACATACCATGTAAACTTGCTCAGCTTCTGCAAAGTCACCTAAAACGGATTTACCAGATAGAGGTCTCTTTGCCATTGCTGAACCATTGTTGTACATGTAGCTAGCCACTTCCATGCAGGTCTTCAGGCCAGACAATAGGTTTCTAGCTATGAGACAACTGTGGCATACCGTATACCATTATGAACTCAACTTAAATTATGgttttcaataaataatactccctccattccatattataagacctttcgaccttgtctagatttatatgggtgctgatgaatctagacacatataaaacatacattgatccatagataaatctagacaaaactagaaagtcttataaatatagaatggagagagtattttcAAATATCAGGGGAACTAGCacttccaacaaaaaaaaagggagggagTCACTCCATGAGTAAAAGAATTACCTGTTTTTCCCAAATATCTCAATTCCCTTCAAGTACAAATCTCTCTCTAAAGCACTCCAAAGAGAAATAGAGTGATCCTTGCTGGAAGTgaacaaattattattatctCGTAAAGCATCTTCAGTAGTATTAGTTGTGCTTCCAGCACACATATCTTTGGTAGAAATTTTCTTATTAGGGTCATCCAGATTAAGTTGATCAATTACAGATTCTCTGGAATCTGGACATGTATCACCAATTTCTGGAACATGTTGCTCGTTCAGTACACTGGTTGCAAAAGAAAACTGTGAACTACAAATCTTCTGCCTTTTATCAGGTGAATGATCGTTAGACCTGGAGGCATGCTTTGAAATCTTACGcctgccaaaattttttaggacCATGTCAGGGGATACATTTTCAGTTTCAGAAGTATCTCCAGGAGGTGGTGTTGCACTTTTGACAGCATATTCAGCATTAGCTATTTTTGACCTGCTGGTTTCAACAACTGAGGTGGATTTATTGTTATCTTCCTCTCTGTTTGAATCTTCTGATTCAGACAATATCGTAGCACCAAGTTTAAGTGAGGAAGATCTTGAATCCATATTAAATGTTGTACAAGCATTGTGATCATCATTGCACATATCTTGATGGCCTTCTCTcctctgagaaaaaaaaatcaaaattagcCTCAACAACAACAGAGCAACTGCTGCAATTTTTGGGTAGTTCATAAGCTTGCTTCAACCgacaaataaactaaataagTTGCATCAATCAAAAGCACTAAAAGGGTCAATTAAATGTTGATAAGCACACTGACTAAAATATACGTAAGATCGCATGGCCAAATTGGAGTGGAATTTAGTAGAAAAATGAGACCATACATTGGATGAATTTTGTGGGATGAAgtctttttttgttcttttttctggATTAAAAGGATGAAGATGTATCATTGTTTAAAAAGTTCAGGCAACAAATCAGATCAAGGGATGGATCTTCCATAGTTGTCTAGCATGTCGTATGGCACATTTGCACAGGACAGTAACAGCAGCAGAAGCCAGGGTGTTATCTGTGATGCCACTTGCATGATCCATACTTCATAACAGTGTATCTTCTGTATGGAGGGACGGATTTACGATCCTGAAGTCCAACAAGCCAGACAATAGAACTAACAGTATGTTTTCAATACAAATTCCATTAGATTCTCcactagaaaataatatactccataaattatttattttattgcagACGTATATGTCAGTCTGGTCAAGGCTCACACCTGGCTAACCAAAGCCTGTGCTAAGAAATTTCTTTGAACAATACTGCTGAGAATGGCAAGGTATATTAACTACACATCTTGGCAAAGTTATTGGTACGATCTCGATATTCCACACCAATAAAAGTTCTCTTAGGGGAAAATGGGAAAATTATGCACATTCAAGgtttacaaacaaatttacTAACTGATATAACTCCAAACTTGAGGGACACATACTCGAAGGTAACACTGATTGCCACACGGTCTCTTGTTTTCATCAATGTCATGACCATATGGTTGCTTCTCGCTCTGGTAAGCAAAAGATTTAGTTAGcggtaaaaatttatatatcacTCCGacaaagtttttctttttttcaccaaatagCAGGATAACTGCCTCCATTTTGTAGGATGAGCAAAGTAGAAAGATCAAATCTTTACAACAGTCCAACAGCGAATAACTTATGACTTACGGGGAATACTAAGTTCTGGGAGCACCCATGGAGACGGCAGTCAAAAACCTGAATAAAAAGATATAAGATATTAACAAGTAATTCAAACATCGAGAATGCAGTTGAACAGAGGGGGAAAACGCAGCATTTAAAAGGGAACTATAAGGAACAGAATGCCAGAAGTATAATATACCAAACATCTCCGGCAGAAGAGATTATCAAAAGAATCTAAAGCCACATCCATGGTCTTGTCAAGAAAAAGTTGCATTTCTGTCTTGTAAGAAGATTGAGACTGCTTCTCATATTTCTCAAAAAGAACTTCTGATCTTTCCTAGTATTTTCATAGAAACAACAGAGTCATAATCACATTTTAGGGTAATATAAAAAGACATCTGTAGATAAGGGGTGTATAATTTAGCAGTGACAGGCTCAAATGTTCCTCAAAGAGAAGCGTACAACCTCAATTTCTGAAGGAGTTGCATCAACAAACTGGCAGAGGACATTTGAAACCTCTCGACTTAACCCATGATCTTGAGTAGCTTTCCTGTACAGTTAAGCACGGTCAGCTAGGCCAACGtttgcatataaaaaaaattcttattcTGAAGATAACGGATAGTATTGGGATGATCACAGCATATTCgatagaaaatagaaaaaaatgttgaatgtccatatttttaccatattAGCTGATCTTCTCCTTCCGTGAAAACATGTTTCTCCTCCTCTGGCTCTGGAATGTCATCATCACTTTCACTGCAGATCAGCGCCTCATTGACAATTGGGTCATAGTAAATTCTCCTCCTACCAACTGATTGATCATCGGCCATTCTTTGGTTTCTGCGCTGTGTTGTTTAAACCAGAGTAAAACATCGAAGACAACAGGAATccagtatatttttttgttacaccAACGCAGCATgtatatgaaacaaaataagtaCTTTGGAATTAATCAGCAAATAAACTTAAGATAAGTAGCATGACTCATCATTCAAGTAGCTaaatcttttcaaaaaaaacaaatcatccTGACAAACTAGTGCTCTTTCTCATCTGCAAACGAACAAACACATGAACACCACTACCTGAGTGCTATGTCTGAGCCAACACTTGTTTCCAAATGCTTCTACTGGTCCAAAAGTCGTGAAGTTTGAAATATCTGGCCGAAGATGATATCTGGTTTCTATAGCTTGTATgggtaaataatttaatttaatttcatgcATCATAACTGAATCTGACTAGTACATTTTGCACAACATCGTATCTACTGGCGCATTACATAGCATAACTCCTCCTAACTCTTGTAAAACTTAAACTGCAAAGCAATCAACTGACAAGTAATCTGATCGGAGGAATGAGCATGTAGAAGTACTATACTTGTCCAGGAAGATCCACGTGGTGTAGGGCGGAATCTTCTCAACGACGGGCAGCATCACAAGCTGGACGACGGTCCTATGCGAGGCGCCGCTGCCAGAGCTCGAGAGCACGAGCGTCCCGGCAGCCAGGTTTTCCTCCTGTAAGTGCACCAGCTCCCTCTCTCCCGATCCGCTCGCCGAGTCCCACCCGACGAGCCTGCGCCGCCCCTCCGCTGCGCGCTGCGACAGTGCGTTGCCGCCCTCGGCGCCCCTTgatgccgcctccgccgccgcggcgacatCGAACAGAGCGCACGTGTGCCCCTGCAGCGCCTTCCTGTTCGCCTCTACCCTCTCCTGCACAAAAAGCAAGAACCCAACCAACCCACCGTCAGATCATTGAGCAATCCAAGGCCATCACCGACGCTTCCCGTGCGAGGTTTAGTGTTAGAGATGCGTGATCGGCGGGAGCTTGCCTTGATCGCGGCGAGGCGGGTGGATTGGACCTGGCGCTTCAGCTGCGTCAGCTTCCCGTGGAGCGCGACGAGGCCGGCCGCGTCCTTCCCCGGCCCTTGATCCAGCCGCTGCACAGCACCAGACAGAGAGAGAAGATAAAACAGCGAACCCGATCAGATTGGGGAAGGAAATCGGAGTGGGGAATCGGGCGCGGGGAGTCGAGGCTGAGGCGAGGGCGCCCACCTTGGGGCGGTGGGAGGAGGAATCGGAGGCCTTGGACGACGAGGACGCCatggcggcgggggcgcgAGCCGCGCCAGCGTCCGCCCGACACGCCTCCTCGCCCGCTCTGctttcccccccccccccccccccccccccacgcGGAGGCTTTTCTgattcctctccctccttcgGGCACACCTTCGCTGCCAGgcgagatggatggatggatggaaaggGTTCCTCTCTCCAGTCTCCACCAATATACCTGCTGACTTGCTAACGCCTTGTTTGGCGGGCCAGGATCCCGTTGGAAACCCAGCCAATTCCCGGGAGAAAAATCCACGAGGAAAACTTTCACGGCTAAGTTACTTGCAAATTCGGAAGCCCACGAGCTGGAAAAATTCTCCCACCCCAATCCGTGTGGCTTTCACGGGAAAACAAACCAAGTTCTGGGAGATCGAAAATTTTCCCGTCAAATTGTTTCGTCTCGCGAGGTGCACCGTCTCCCCTCACAAGCTGAACCTCATTGTCTGATTTGTCTCTTCATTGTCCACAACCACCTCGGCGCCTGAGTGTCATTGTGCGAACGGTGGAGGAGCTCCGTCCGAAACAGATCTACTTCATATTGTCCATCGAGGTGTGGAGGAGCGAGTTACGTCATGAGGATGTGACTTCCCTCACCGCCAGGGTATTTGTCATGCTCATTGCCATTGCTAGTGCTAGCACCGTCATGTTGGGTGCAGtcagccgaggaggaggagaaccaCGAGAGCTCTATCTCTTACAAGCCAAGTCTGTCGAGGTGTTCAGTATTTGCCTCGATCTGATGTTCTTGGTTGATTAACTGTAGATTTGGTCCATCGATTCTTCTCTCGTTTTTTTCATGGTTGTTTTGTTGGATCTTGAGCTAGagcattttgatttttagacCTCCTCCTTCGACTTGGTTCCCAATGTGTATGCCAAGATAATGCTCATTGACGTGTAGGCAAAGTACGAAAGCTTTCTAAAGATCGGAGCATATTCAATAGTACGGAATGCTATGATAGCTGGATATGGCCTTCATGACCAAGGTGCTAAGGCTTTAAGCTCTATAAGAACATGGTAGATGGAAATCTTTTTCCACCAAGCACTATCTTCTTGTTGGAAATCAATATATGTAGCCATGGAGGGTTCATTGAGGAAGGGTGAAAAATCCAATCAATAACCAATGATTTCACAATTGCATAGTCACTAGAATAGTGGGTTAACTGGGTTGAGGAACGAGGTTGAGGGGCGCGGGACGACATTAGGCAAAAGTATGGTACGACTTGACTATACCTCTCTGAGATGCCAGTTCACATGGATGGATCGCGGTCCCAATAAGGATAAGTCGATGACCCCCAATTCGATGATGTGGGTTGAGGGTTGTGACCCCAATTGATCCGGGTCAATGGCCGTGATCTCCTCTTGCCAAGTTTGACGACCCTAAGTATGTACATCAACAATGTACTACTAcataatgaataaataaatacataaatataattcTTACATTTTATCAAAGTACTTTATTTAATAAGCAGAAGTTAATGAGTCATGAATTCATGCTCCACACAattatagtaaaatttaaatattgtaattaaaaacatagattgaattaaaatttaaaaatagatgcaaaatCATCTTTTTGGTATTGGTCTTCTTTTTTGATGAGGAGCATCTTCTAACTTGTGTTTTTCATTTAGCAATACCATCCAATCCAtatcatcatcaagaaactcaTTTTCTAGATTACTCTGACGCATTTCTTCCATCTTTAAGCTTGTGTTGTCAAGCATACTACTATCAAGATCAATGTCCCACTTAGAGTGAGGTCCAGCCATATAACTTTCAGTAAACCTTGAGATAAGACTTATGTTGGAGCGTAACTTATGAGTTGGTTTTTCATTGAGTATGCTTCTCTTGATAGAATAATAAAGCTATGTGCTCCCATTCCTTTCAGCCGAAAAGCTACTAATAATAGGTTGAGACAACACTTTCTTAGCAATctcgaaaaaaaaacaatgctgGTGTTTCTAAACCATAATTTGACCACCATGCAACAGGATCCATTACAACTACATCAAATTTATCCTCATTCAAGGAGAACATACCTTTCTTCATGTGAGCAGCACTAAACTTTTCATACGGTTATTGTTGCTTAACCGGATCTTCAACAACTCTTAGGAATGCTTCCATGAACTGGTGTTACCAAATACTAGTGGTCATAAAATTTTGGAAGGAGCACGAAATCCAACAATGCATAGGTATATTCATTTTTCCCCATCTATTACGAATGGTATCACTTACATTGGCAAAATCTTCCCTGTGTGGACTACCTTAGTCATCACATCTTTTATCTCACCCAACATGTTATCCATCCTCTCATATACCTTTCCCATCTTGGGTCCTCCATCACAAAACTTAACCATCAGAAACAAAGTCTTCGGAACTACTGGAGAATGAGTTTTTGCGATGATTGCATTGCTAGTGCTTTGATCCTCATGGGTTCTTCCCTTTAGTTCATCAAGAAAGGTGACTTCCCCAAGGAGaggattttcttttctgtaaCTTCTGTT from Oryza brachyantha chromosome 3, ObraRS2, whole genome shotgun sequence carries:
- the LOC102702548 gene encoding histone-lysine N-methyltransferase EZ1 isoform X1: MASSSSKASDSSSHRPKRLDQGPGKDAAGLVALHGKLTQLKRQVQSTRLAAIKERVEANRKALQGHTCALFDVAAAAEAASRGAEGGNALSQRAAEGRRRLVGWDSASGSGERELVHLQEENLAAGTLVLSSSGSGASHRTVVQLVMLPVVEKIPPYTTWIFLDKNQRMADDQSVGRRRIYYDPIVNEALICSESDDDIPEPEEEKHVFTEGEDQLIWKATQDHGLSREVSNVLCQFVDATPSEIEERSEVLFEKYEKQSQSSYKTEMQLFLDKTMDVALDSFDNLFCRRCLVFDCRLHGCSQNLVFPSEKQPYGHDIDENKRPCGNQCYLRRREGHQDMCNDDHNACTTFNMDSRSSSLKLGATILSESEDSNREEDNNKSTSVVETSRSKIANAEYAVKSATPPPGDTSETENVSPDMVLKNFGRRKISKHASRSNDHSPDKRQKICSSQFSFATSVLNEQHVPEIGDTCPDSRESVIDQLNLDDPNKKISTKDMCAGSTTNTTEDALRDNNNLFTSSKDHSISLWSALERDLYLKGIEIFGKNSCLIARNLLSGLKTCMEVASYMYNNGSAMAKRPLSGKSVLGDFAEAEQVYMEQDLVARTRICRRKGRARKLKYTWKSAGHPTVRKRIGDGKKWYTQYNPCGCQQMCGKDCPCLENGTCCEKYCGCSKSCKNRFRGCHCAKSQCRSRQCPCFAANRECDPDVCRNCWVSCGDGSLGEPPARGDGYQCGNMKLLLKQQQRILLGKSDVAGWGAFIKNPVNRNDYLGEYTGELISHREADKRGKIYDRANSSFLFDLNEQYVLDAYRKGDKLKFANHSSSPNCFAKVMLVAGDHRVGIYAKDRIEASEELFYDYRYGPDQAPAWARRPEGSKKDEASVSHHRAHKVAR
- the LOC102702548 gene encoding histone-lysine N-methyltransferase EZ1 isoform X2, translating into MADDQSVGRRRIYYDPIVNEALICSESDDDIPEPEEEKHVFTEGEDQLIWKATQDHGLSREVSNVLCQFVDATPSEIEERSEVLFEKYEKQSQSSYKTEMQLFLDKTMDVALDSFDNLFCRRCLVFDCRLHGCSQNLVFPSEKQPYGHDIDENKRPCGNQCYLRRREGHQDMCNDDHNACTTFNMDSRSSSLKLGATILSESEDSNREEDNNKSTSVVETSRSKIANAEYAVKSATPPPGDTSETENVSPDMVLKNFGRRKISKHASRSNDHSPDKRQKICSSQFSFATSVLNEQHVPEIGDTCPDSRESVIDQLNLDDPNKKISTKDMCAGSTTNTTEDALRDNNNLFTSSKDHSISLWSALERDLYLKGIEIFGKNSCLIARNLLSGLKTCMEVASYMYNNGSAMAKRPLSGKSVLGDFAEAEQVYMEQDLVARTRICRRKGRARKLKYTWKSAGHPTVRKRIGDGKKWYTQYNPCGCQQMCGKDCPCLENGTCCEKYCGCSKSCKNRFRGCHCAKSQCRSRQCPCFAANRECDPDVCRNCWVSCGDGSLGEPPARGDGYQCGNMKLLLKQQQRILLGKSDVAGWGAFIKNPVNRNDYLGEYTGELISHREADKRGKIYDRANSSFLFDLNEQYVLDAYRKGDKLKFANHSSSPNCFAKVMLVAGDHRVGIYAKDRIEASEELFYDYRYGPDQAPAWARRPEGSKKDEASVSHHRAHKVAR